In Halomarina salina, one DNA window encodes the following:
- a CDS encoding DUF7130 family rubredoxin-like protein, producing MTPEQSAEDEQVPIETGVTVYNDSGEELGVIVELTGRGFEVSTDQDEWDSEVADAEETEQEHEPGHEFGEGYIMWRCDDCGEMGKLDDGFPDRCPDCGSEAVYKWKED from the coding sequence ATGACCCCAGAGCAGTCAGCCGAGGACGAACAGGTACCCATCGAGACGGGCGTGACCGTCTACAACGACTCGGGCGAGGAACTCGGCGTCATCGTGGAACTGACGGGCCGCGGATTCGAGGTCTCGACGGACCAGGACGAGTGGGACTCGGAGGTCGCCGACGCCGAGGAGACCGAGCAGGAACACGAACCCGGACACGAGTTCGGCGAGGGCTACATCATGTGGCGCTGTGACGACTGTGGCGAGATGGGGAAACTCGACGACGGGTTCCCCGACCGGTGTCCCGACTGTGGCTCCGAGGCGGTCTACAAGTGGAAGGAGGACTGA
- a CDS encoding transcription factor S translates to MQFCDDCGSLMHADGGEMVCSSCGARVVKDEAEAAKYVSTESQTFDDVIETTEDAADEGKPTAEETCDQCGNDRAWYTIKQTGSADEPPTRFFKCTECGHRWRGYS, encoded by the coding sequence ATGCAGTTCTGCGACGACTGCGGCTCGCTGATGCACGCCGATGGGGGCGAGATGGTCTGCTCGTCGTGTGGTGCCCGCGTCGTGAAGGACGAGGCGGAGGCGGCGAAGTACGTCTCCACCGAGTCACAGACGTTCGACGACGTCATCGAGACGACCGAGGACGCCGCCGACGAGGGGAAACCAACCGCCGAGGAGACCTGCGACCAGTGTGGCAACGACCGGGCGTGGTACACCATCAAGCAGACCGGGAGCGCCGACGAACCGCCGACGCGCTTCTTCAAGTGCACCGAGTGTGGCCACCGGTGGCGCGGCTACAGCTGA
- a CDS encoding HVO_2922 family protein, which produces MTDETRVTAHLTVDVDEADLSLGTSAVEDAVTELVGPGVAGELRLTVRRSGGGAGEAGTDVAEASTSPEDPTNVVETDEDGDESGPSASEAEPSDASDAGNSTDATDATDTTDATDASDSADASDSTGDGGDAAEETPGPAPTGSPSDETKANFEVYEDRAGQFRWRLVHDNGNVIADSGEGYSTWAGAENGLRSVKRNAPGAAVERL; this is translated from the coding sequence ATGACAGACGAGACGCGCGTGACGGCGCACCTGACCGTCGACGTGGACGAGGCGGACCTGTCGCTCGGAACGTCGGCCGTCGAGGACGCGGTGACGGAACTGGTCGGCCCCGGCGTGGCGGGCGAACTCCGACTCACCGTGCGACGGTCCGGAGGGGGCGCAGGCGAGGCCGGGACCGACGTCGCGGAAGCCAGCACCTCGCCAGAGGACCCGACGAACGTGGTCGAGACGGACGAGGACGGCGACGAGTCCGGTCCGTCGGCCAGCGAAGCAGAACCCAGTGACGCCAGCGACGCTGGCAACTCTACCGACGCCACCGACGCCACCGACACCACCGACGCCACCGACGCGAGTGATTCTGCCGACGCGAGCGACTCCACCGGCGACGGCGGAGACGCCGCCGAGGAGACGCCCGGTCCCGCACCCACCGGCTCGCCGTCCGACGAGACGAAGGCCAACTTCGAGGTGTACGAGGACCGCGCCGGGCAGTTCCGCTGGCGACTCGTCCACGACAACGGGAACGTCATCGCCGACTCCGGCGAGGGCTACTCGACCTGGGCTGGCGCGGAGAACGGCCTGCGGAGCGTCAAGCGCAACGCGCCCGGCGCGGCCGTCGAACGCCTCTAG
- the thiD gene encoding bifunctional hydroxymethylpyrimidine kinase/phosphomethylpyrimidine kinase, which translates to MSDDGGGSEHGVDGGEKGAEPTPERPPYALTIASSDSGGGAGIQADLKTMTRLGVYGGSVCVALTAQNSHSVDSVHTLPTEEVRAQFEAVTEDFDVRAVKVGMLATESIVRTVTELLDDFDGQVVVDPVMVSSAGDTLLDPAAVDAYDALFERATLVTPNADEAEAVTGVRPDSAASVRDAAAGFRERGADATLLKGGHVDTDDTVRDTLVTGDDEAVFESDRVATDSTHGSGCTLASAIAARLAHGDDLQAAVERGLAFTHATIASPADVGERGSVNHLVDAEGALPGIDVG; encoded by the coding sequence ATGAGCGACGACGGTGGCGGCTCCGAGCACGGCGTAGACGGTGGCGAGAAGGGAGCCGAACCGACGCCGGAACGCCCGCCGTACGCGCTGACGATAGCGTCCAGCGACTCGGGGGGCGGCGCGGGCATCCAGGCCGACCTGAAGACGATGACCCGACTCGGCGTCTACGGCGGGTCGGTCTGCGTCGCGCTGACCGCCCAGAACAGCCACAGCGTCGACTCGGTCCACACGCTCCCGACCGAGGAGGTGCGCGCGCAGTTCGAGGCGGTCACCGAGGACTTCGACGTCCGCGCGGTGAAGGTCGGGATGCTCGCCACGGAGTCCATCGTGCGGACGGTGACCGAGCTGCTCGACGACTTCGACGGACAGGTCGTCGTCGACCCGGTGATGGTCTCCTCGGCGGGCGACACGCTGCTGGACCCGGCGGCCGTCGACGCCTACGACGCGCTGTTCGAGCGGGCGACGCTCGTCACGCCGAACGCGGACGAGGCGGAGGCGGTGACCGGCGTCCGCCCCGACTCGGCCGCGAGCGTCCGCGACGCGGCCGCCGGGTTCCGCGAGCGCGGAGCCGACGCGACGCTCCTGAAGGGCGGGCACGTCGACACCGACGATACCGTCAGGGACACCCTCGTCACGGGCGACGACGAGGCCGTGTTCGAGAGCGACCGCGTCGCCACCGACTCGACCCACGGGTCGGGCTGTACGCTCGCCAGCGCCATCGCGGCTCGACTCGCCCACGGCGACGACCTGCAGGCGGCCGTCGAACGCGGCCTCGCGTTCACGCACGCCACCATCGCCAGCCCCGCCGACGTGGGCGAGCGCGGGAGCGTCAACCACCTCGTCGACGCCGAGGGCGCGCTCCCGGGTATCGACGTGGGGTGA
- the thiM gene encoding hydroxyethylthiazole kinase: protein MSSSAPSGVTVDVPDALAAVADATPLVNALTNEVTVNAVANVILHWGGLPVMSDDEREVADMVAGAQACLLNMGTVSETGEAAMLAAGHAANDHGVPVVVDPVGVGATPTRSRVAARLVTDLDAAVVKGNYGEVSALAADVADHDGSAGEVRGVESVGEYADIAETAVALARETGAVVVASGEVDVVATGDDAHEVHAGDPAMGTVVGTGCMLGGTLAAFAGSDLDTHRAALAGTVAFGLAGEAAAAEEFGEYHGPASYETAFRDAVAGLAGTEPETGEERVERVVGR, encoded by the coding sequence GTGAGTAGCTCCGCACCCTCGGGCGTCACCGTGGACGTCCCGGACGCGCTCGCGGCCGTCGCCGACGCGACGCCGCTCGTGAACGCGCTCACCAACGAGGTGACGGTCAACGCCGTGGCGAACGTCATCCTCCACTGGGGCGGCCTCCCGGTGATGTCGGACGACGAACGCGAGGTGGCGGACATGGTCGCCGGGGCGCAGGCGTGCCTGCTCAACATGGGCACCGTCAGCGAGACGGGCGAGGCCGCGATGCTGGCGGCGGGGCACGCGGCGAACGACCACGGCGTCCCCGTCGTCGTCGACCCGGTCGGTGTCGGTGCGACCCCGACGCGCTCGCGGGTCGCGGCTCGACTCGTCACCGATCTGGACGCCGCCGTCGTCAAGGGCAACTACGGCGAGGTGAGCGCGCTCGCGGCCGACGTCGCCGACCACGACGGGAGCGCGGGCGAGGTCCGGGGCGTCGAGTCGGTCGGGGAGTACGCCGACATCGCAGAGACGGCCGTCGCACTGGCCCGCGAGACGGGAGCCGTGGTCGTCGCTTCGGGCGAGGTGGACGTGGTGGCGACGGGCGACGACGCCCACGAGGTCCACGCGGGCGACCCGGCGATGGGAACCGTCGTCGGCACCGGCTGTATGCTCGGCGGGACGCTCGCCGCGTTCGCCGGGAGCGACCTGGACACCCACCGTGCGGCGCTCGCGGGGACCGTCGCGTTCGGACTCGCCGGCGAGGCGGCCGCCGCGGAGGAGTTCGGCGAGTACCACGGCCCCGCGAGCTACGAGACGGCGTTCCGCGACGCGGTGGCGGGACTGGCCGGCACCGAGCCCGAGACTGGCGAGGAGCGCGTCGAGCGGGTGGTCGGCCGATGA
- the thiE gene encoding thiamine phosphate synthase: MNHQFRTYLVTGAARSGARSTVDVVQAAIDGGVDAVQLREKGATARERYHLGRELRATTRDAGVPLVVNDRIDLARAVDADGVHLGDDDLPVRVAREQLGEDAIVGRSVSTVEGARDAEAAGADYLGVGAVFRTDSKDVSDEQSEVGLDRVRAIREATALPFVGIGGITVANAESVAAAGADGVAVISAITAADDPRRATEQLGEAVAAGRAGR; the protein is encoded by the coding sequence ATGAATCACCAGTTCCGGACGTACCTCGTCACGGGCGCAGCGCGCTCGGGGGCGCGCTCGACGGTCGACGTGGTACAGGCGGCCATCGACGGCGGCGTCGACGCGGTGCAGTTGCGGGAGAAGGGAGCGACGGCACGCGAGCGGTACCACCTCGGTCGCGAACTGCGAGCGACGACGCGCGATGCGGGCGTCCCGCTCGTCGTCAACGACCGGATCGACCTCGCCCGCGCCGTCGACGCCGACGGCGTCCACCTCGGAGACGACGACCTGCCGGTGCGCGTCGCCCGCGAGCAACTGGGCGAGGACGCCATCGTCGGGCGGTCCGTCTCGACCGTCGAGGGGGCACGAGACGCCGAAGCGGCCGGCGCGGACTACCTCGGCGTCGGCGCGGTGTTCCGCACCGACTCGAAGGACGTGAGCGACGAGCAGTCCGAGGTCGGTCTCGACCGGGTTCGAGCCATCCGCGAGGCGACGGCCCTGCCGTTCGTCGGCATCGGCGGTATCACCGTCGCGAACGCCGAGTCCGTCGCCGCGGCAGGGGCCGACGGCGTCGCCGTCATCTCCGCCATCACGGCCGCTGACGACCCGCGGCGGGCGACCGAGCAGTTGGGCGAGGCGGTCGCCGCGGGGAGGGCCGGGCGGTGA
- a CDS encoding SDR family NAD(P)-dependent oxidoreductase, whose protein sequence is MSNAGWGRVVVVTGANEGIGYHLSSALLDDGYRVAGLDVASEGFRRLEEQYPESARYYDCDVTADDDVERAIDAVIDEWGRIDVLVNNAAIFEFGAFEEQSIDATRREFEVNYFGYTRTIRAVLPHMLARGRGIVHNVSSGVALVGHPGLSGYASTKGAIEALTRSLRMELHGTGVSVTSMYPPLTNTRSAAELDYPSFALNDPAEVGRKLADRIESTGPEIYADWQTRIGLALTQRIPSLARKGTERFVPAR, encoded by the coding sequence ATGAGCAACGCTGGGTGGGGGCGGGTCGTGGTCGTCACGGGTGCGAACGAGGGTATCGGCTACCACCTGTCGAGCGCACTGCTGGACGACGGCTACCGGGTCGCCGGACTCGACGTGGCGAGCGAGGGGTTCCGACGACTGGAGGAGCAGTATCCCGAGTCGGCGCGCTACTACGACTGCGACGTGACCGCGGACGACGACGTCGAGCGAGCCATCGACGCGGTCATCGACGAGTGGGGGCGCATCGACGTCCTCGTCAACAACGCCGCGATCTTCGAGTTCGGAGCGTTCGAGGAGCAGTCCATCGACGCGACCAGACGCGAGTTCGAGGTGAACTACTTCGGCTACACCCGGACGATTCGCGCCGTCCTGCCGCATATGCTGGCCCGGGGGAGAGGCATCGTCCACAACGTGAGTTCCGGCGTCGCCCTCGTCGGACATCCCGGTCTCTCGGGGTACGCATCGACGAAGGGCGCTATCGAGGCGCTCACTCGCTCGCTCCGGATGGAACTGCACGGCACTGGCGTCTCGGTGACGTCGATGTATCCGCCGCTGACGAACACGCGGTCGGCCGCCGAACTCGACTACCCGTCGTTCGCGCTGAACGACCCGGCCGAGGTGGGTCGAAAGCTGGCCGACCGTATCGAGTCGACCGGGCCGGAAATCTACGCCGACTGGCAGACGAGAATCGGGTTAGCTCTCACCCAGCGAATCCCCTCTCTCGCACGGAAGGGAACAGAACGGTTCGTCCCGGCGAGGTGA
- a CDS encoding heme-binding protein codes for MPEPPRTDEGWYVLHDFRRVNWAAWRAAPEEKRQRALEEGIDYLTEHADHDGEGWTAVFSVLGHKADFMVLHLRPTTRELDTLERGFQQTTLADYATQSSSYVSVTEASGYSESARDYFEDGDIEDEGLKRYIESRIYPDLPDADHVCFYPMDKRRDPEYNWYDLPFDERADLMAGHGDIGRGYAGKVSQIISGSLGLDDYEWGVTLFADDPTDIKDLLYEMRFDPSSSKYADFGEFYFGRRFPASDLPALLAGEEIPTETGDDGDEGVEDGLREDVEALGVDIDAPEDAHAVLVRSDADADDVEEAVDGLRGNFEHYDSHLGTTVESTDEGTVVVSVWETGSAADTASGFLADLPGVTSTETGPLGGGASATTRTEQAAEEDDIRGELANLDIYAGKPHGEDVYAIVLYSEADGETLTEEVDDLSDGFDRYDTHVRTSVYEGQATDRYAVVSIWETSSAADTAAGFLADLPGIVARAGEESGFGTMGMFYTVKPEHREEFVDKFQTVGGLLDDMEGHDETDLMVNLADENDMFIASQWRAREDAMEFFRSDAFRNTVQWGRDILTDRPRHVFLA; via the coding sequence ATGCCAGAACCACCACGGACCGACGAGGGCTGGTACGTGCTCCACGACTTCAGACGGGTCAACTGGGCCGCCTGGCGCGCCGCTCCGGAGGAAAAGCGCCAGCGCGCGCTGGAGGAGGGTATCGACTACCTCACCGAACACGCCGACCACGACGGCGAGGGGTGGACGGCCGTCTTCTCCGTCCTCGGCCACAAGGCCGACTTCATGGTCCTCCACCTCCGGCCGACGACCCGCGAACTCGACACGCTCGAACGCGGCTTCCAGCAGACGACGCTCGCCGACTACGCCACCCAGAGTTCGTCCTACGTGTCGGTGACGGAGGCCTCCGGCTACTCCGAGTCCGCGCGGGACTACTTCGAGGACGGCGACATCGAGGACGAGGGGCTGAAGCGCTACATCGAGTCGCGCATCTACCCGGACCTCCCCGACGCCGACCACGTCTGTTTCTACCCGATGGACAAGCGCCGGGACCCCGAGTACAACTGGTACGACCTGCCGTTCGACGAGCGGGCCGACCTCATGGCGGGCCACGGCGACATCGGCCGGGGCTACGCGGGGAAGGTGAGTCAGATCATCTCCGGCAGTCTCGGCCTCGACGACTACGAGTGGGGCGTGACGCTGTTCGCCGACGACCCCACCGACATCAAGGACCTGCTGTACGAGATGCGCTTCGACCCCTCCTCCTCGAAGTACGCCGACTTCGGCGAGTTCTACTTCGGCCGTCGGTTCCCCGCCAGCGACCTGCCCGCCCTCCTCGCGGGCGAGGAGATTCCCACCGAGACGGGCGACGATGGCGACGAGGGGGTCGAGGACGGTCTGCGCGAGGACGTCGAAGCGCTCGGTGTCGATATCGACGCGCCCGAGGACGCCCACGCGGTACTGGTCCGCTCCGACGCCGACGCGGACGACGTCGAGGAGGCGGTCGACGGCCTGCGCGGGAACTTCGAGCACTACGACAGCCACCTCGGCACGACCGTCGAGTCGACCGACGAGGGGACGGTCGTCGTGAGCGTCTGGGAGACCGGCAGCGCCGCCGACACCGCCAGCGGCTTCCTCGCCGACCTGCCCGGCGTCACGAGCACCGAGACCGGTCCGCTCGGAGGCGGGGCGAGCGCGACGACGCGAACGGAACAGGCAGCGGAGGAGGACGACATCCGCGGCGAACTCGCCAACCTCGACATCTACGCCGGCAAACCCCACGGCGAGGACGTCTACGCAATCGTCCTCTACTCGGAGGCCGACGGCGAGACGCTCACCGAGGAGGTCGACGACCTCTCGGACGGGTTCGACCGCTACGACACCCACGTCCGGACCTCGGTGTACGAGGGGCAGGCGACCGACCGCTACGCCGTCGTGAGCATCTGGGAGACGTCGAGCGCCGCGGACACCGCCGCCGGGTTCCTCGCCGACCTCCCCGGTATCGTCGCTCGCGCGGGCGAGGAGAGCGGCTTCGGCACGATGGGGATGTTCTACACCGTCAAACCCGAGCACCGCGAGGAGTTCGTCGACAAGTTCCAGACCGTCGGTGGCCTGCTCGACGACATGGAGGGCCACGACGAGACGGACCTGATGGTGAACCTCGCCGACGAGAACGACATGTTCATCGCCAGCCAGTGGCGCGCCCGCGAGGACGCCATGGAGTTCTTCCGCTCGGACGCGTTCCGCAACACCGTCCAGTGGGGTCGCGACATCCTCACCGACCGACCCCGACACGTCTTCCTCGCCTGA
- a CDS encoding formate/nitrite transporter family protein — protein MNDMNDPSIDTQRDYTTILEQQVEEGLMALRRPMSGQFISGLSCGLDLGIGMFMLYAVHTAVSGYWDEPTMKLVTSSVYTFGFIFVILGRLELFTEHTTLAVLPVLTDRASLRELGILWGVVLVTNLVGGALFSVVAVYAGPALDVIELSAFREIGDTFITLTPLATFTGAVFAGWLMGLLSWILTSAQDTISRLFTIFIVTFTIGFAHLPHSVAGNIEVLTGLLAGAEYTLADYAVFETLTILGNVVGGVVFVALFMYGHTVRTAEEQNVEITPNTEDSPTEN, from the coding sequence ATGAACGACATGAACGACCCGTCCATCGACACGCAACGGGACTACACCACCATCCTCGAACAGCAGGTCGAGGAGGGGTTGATGGCGCTCCGGCGGCCGATGAGCGGGCAGTTCATCTCGGGGCTCTCCTGCGGACTCGACCTCGGTATCGGGATGTTCATGCTGTACGCGGTCCACACCGCCGTCTCCGGCTACTGGGACGAGCCGACGATGAAGCTGGTCACGTCGAGCGTCTACACGTTCGGGTTCATCTTCGTCATCCTCGGTCGCCTCGAACTGTTCACCGAACACACCACGCTCGCGGTGTTGCCCGTGCTGACCGACCGGGCGTCGCTCCGGGAACTCGGCATCCTCTGGGGGGTCGTCCTCGTGACGAACCTCGTCGGCGGAGCCCTGTTCTCCGTCGTCGCCGTCTACGCTGGCCCCGCACTCGACGTGATCGAACTCAGCGCCTTCAGGGAGATCGGCGACACGTTCATCACACTGACACCGCTGGCGACGTTCACGGGCGCGGTGTTCGCGGGGTGGCTGATGGGACTGCTGTCGTGGATCCTCACGTCCGCACAGGACACCATCAGCCGACTGTTCACCATCTTCATCGTCACGTTCACCATCGGGTTCGCCCACCTGCCTCACAGCGTCGCGGGCAACATCGAGGTGTTGACCGGGTTGCTCGCCGGCGCGGAGTACACGCTGGCCGACTACGCCGTCTTCGAGACGCTGACCATCCTCGGGAACGTCGTGGGCGGCGTCGTCTTCGTCGCGCTGTTCATGTACGGTCACACGGTCAGGACCGCTGAGGAGCAGAACGTGGAAATCACGCCGAACACCGAGGACTCGCCGACCGAGAACTGA
- a CDS encoding site-2 protease family protein, producing MVDTLWLVLAGIAIYTLLVMAASARGLLPESVRVSGPITTIHTMRGKIFLDKLSRPKRLWRAWGNFGIGLVLVVMFGVFFAVLLSAYTALTNPTPSAVTEPQNVLVIPGVNEFLPLSVAPEIILGLLVGLVVHEGGHGLFCRVGDINISSMGVALLAFIPVGAFVEPDEDDRARADRGDQTRMFAAGVTNNFAVTVVAFALLFGPVIGAIGVAPGAAVGDVVPNSPAANAGIGTGDRIVGVAGQDVSDEGDLQQALSDTPDSAITVTVDNGSGERQVEVQRELILTRTTPSVVGDLNTSGDPPRIQSVDGQSVGSSAQFYDGFRDSPVATVQTDRGSFDVVGGAYIAGLSDDGALATALEDADLPTDATDHSIVLTRFAGERVVTTEEFQRVREDTSPGDTVDVTVYVDGQPHDLRVTLQEDPNSDAGLIGASVPPGTGGIAVDDFGVYPYPAQQYLNILGATGGDLATFFARIGAALFLPLAGAVGQLPYNFAGFVAPYTNFFVVEGPLSALGGGTFLLANVLFWIGWINVNLAFFNCIPAFPLDGGHILRTSTEAVVSRLPVPGGRRLTNTITTAVSVVMLASVVLMVFGPQLLT from the coding sequence ATGGTCGACACGTTGTGGCTGGTGCTGGCGGGCATCGCCATCTACACCCTCCTCGTGATGGCCGCTTCCGCCCGCGGCCTCCTCCCCGAGTCCGTGCGCGTCTCCGGCCCCATCACGACGATCCACACGATGCGCGGTAAGATTTTCCTCGATAAACTCTCTCGCCCGAAACGACTCTGGCGGGCGTGGGGGAACTTCGGTATCGGTCTCGTCCTCGTCGTCATGTTCGGCGTCTTCTTCGCCGTCCTGCTGTCGGCGTACACCGCGCTCACGAACCCGACGCCGAGCGCGGTCACCGAACCGCAGAACGTCCTCGTCATCCCCGGCGTCAACGAGTTCCTCCCGCTGTCGGTCGCCCCGGAGATCATCCTCGGCCTGCTGGTCGGTCTCGTGGTCCACGAGGGGGGCCACGGCCTGTTCTGTCGAGTCGGAGACATAAACATCTCCTCGATGGGCGTCGCGTTGCTCGCGTTCATCCCCGTCGGCGCGTTCGTCGAACCCGACGAGGACGACCGGGCGCGGGCCGACCGGGGCGACCAGACCCGGATGTTCGCGGCGGGCGTGACGAACAACTTCGCGGTGACGGTCGTCGCCTTCGCGTTGCTGTTCGGTCCCGTCATCGGCGCCATCGGGGTCGCACCGGGTGCGGCCGTCGGCGACGTGGTGCCGAACTCGCCCGCCGCGAACGCGGGTATCGGGACCGGTGACCGCATCGTCGGCGTCGCCGGACAGGACGTCTCGGACGAGGGCGACCTCCAGCAGGCGCTCTCGGACACGCCCGACAGCGCCATCACCGTCACCGTCGACAACGGCTCCGGCGAGCGGCAGGTGGAGGTCCAGCGCGAACTCATCCTCACGCGGACCACGCCGAGCGTCGTCGGCGACCTGAACACGAGCGGCGACCCGCCGCGCATCCAGTCGGTCGACGGGCAGTCCGTCGGGTCGAGCGCCCAGTTCTACGACGGGTTCCGGGATAGCCCGGTAGCGACCGTCCAGACCGACAGGGGAAGCTTCGACGTGGTCGGCGGCGCGTACATCGCCGGTCTCAGCGACGACGGCGCACTGGCGACGGCGCTCGAAGACGCGGACCTGCCGACGGACGCGACGGACCACTCCATCGTCCTCACGCGATTCGCGGGAGAGCGCGTCGTCACCACCGAGGAGTTCCAGCGGGTGCGCGAGGACACCAGTCCCGGCGACACCGTCGACGTGACGGTGTACGTCGACGGCCAACCGCACGACCTGCGGGTGACGCTGCAGGAGGACCCGAACAGCGACGCGGGCCTCATCGGCGCGTCCGTCCCGCCGGGCACCGGTGGTATCGCCGTCGACGACTTCGGCGTCTACCCCTACCCCGCCCAGCAGTACCTCAACATCCTCGGGGCGACGGGCGGCGACCTCGCGACGTTCTTCGCGCGCATCGGCGCGGCGCTGTTCCTGCCGCTGGCCGGTGCGGTCGGCCAACTGCCGTACAACTTCGCGGGGTTCGTCGCGCCCTACACGAACTTCTTCGTCGTGGAGGGGCCGCTGTCGGCGCTCGGCGGCGGCACGTTCCTGCTCGCGAACGTCCTGTTCTGGATCGGGTGGATCAACGTCAACCTCGCGTTCTTCAACTGCATCCCGGCGTTCCCGCTCGACGGTGGGCACATCCTGCGGACCTCGACGGAGGCGGTGGTGTCGCGGCTGCCGGTCCCCGGCGGGAGGCGGCTCACGAACACCATCACGACGGCAGTGAGCGTCGTGATGCTCGCCAGCGTCGTCCTGATGGTGTTCGGGCCGCAGTTGCTGACCTGA
- the lysS gene encoding lysine--tRNA ligase, whose product MSADEGEEDESSEGHRVFWADAIADEIEARDPDDPIIVKGGVSPSGVPHIGHLNEIMRGYFVAEALRDRGHEVRQVFTSDDRDPLRKVPRTLSTLDWDIVGLGDTENPGALGKNLGHPLTSVPDPFGCCDSFGAHQTKLLEQMAEAMGVPIEVRSNTDLYEEGAFDEVVGEVLAKADTVRDVLSEYQDKVDEEYVPFNPVCAECGKITEDVTGVDLDARTVDYRCSDIEAGNRTIEGCGHEGTATFREGKLPWRLEWPAQWRVLGVDFEPFGKDHAEGSWPSSERVVREVFDAEPPVPMVYEWFTYNGEALSSSSGHVITVDDVLSMLEVEVFRYFFTKQPKRARDFDVSRLDQLVDEFDRFEGGYFGDVSVEERDRALAQRAYPMCVREVREGVERIPYTFAAVLGMTDDDDLRETMARRSGHLADDAEPWAVDDALARVEKARTWAVETDNEYNYRLAEDLPDVEVSENEAAALDALAAFIEADGRDDEAVQERVYESARDNDVEVGDFFTLGYRLFLNEEQGPRLGPFLAALDRTFVVERLRREA is encoded by the coding sequence CTGTCGGCCGACGAGGGGGAAGAAGACGAGTCGAGCGAGGGTCACCGCGTGTTCTGGGCCGACGCCATCGCGGACGAGATAGAGGCCCGAGACCCCGACGACCCCATCATCGTCAAGGGCGGCGTCTCGCCCTCGGGCGTCCCTCACATCGGCCACCTCAACGAGATCATGCGCGGCTACTTCGTCGCGGAGGCGTTGCGGGACCGTGGCCACGAGGTCCGGCAGGTGTTCACCTCCGACGACAGGGACCCACTGCGCAAGGTGCCGCGCACGCTCTCGACGCTCGACTGGGACATCGTCGGTCTCGGCGACACCGAGAACCCCGGCGCACTGGGGAAGAACCTCGGCCACCCGCTGACGAGCGTCCCCGACCCGTTCGGCTGCTGTGACTCCTTCGGTGCGCACCAGACGAAACTGCTCGAACAGATGGCGGAGGCGATGGGCGTCCCCATCGAAGTGCGGTCGAACACCGACCTGTACGAGGAGGGCGCGTTCGACGAAGTCGTCGGCGAAGTGCTCGCGAAGGCCGACACCGTCCGCGACGTGCTCTCGGAGTACCAGGACAAGGTCGACGAGGAGTACGTCCCGTTCAACCCCGTCTGCGCCGAGTGCGGGAAGATAACCGAGGACGTGACGGGCGTCGACCTCGACGCTCGGACGGTCGACTACCGCTGTTCGGACATCGAGGCGGGCAACCGCACCATCGAGGGCTGTGGCCACGAGGGGACGGCGACGTTCCGCGAGGGCAAACTCCCGTGGCGGCTGGAGTGGCCCGCCCAGTGGCGCGTCCTCGGCGTCGACTTCGAACCGTTCGGCAAGGACCACGCCGAGGGGTCGTGGCCCTCCAGCGAGCGCGTCGTCCGCGAGGTGTTCGACGCCGAACCGCCCGTCCCGATGGTGTACGAGTGGTTCACCTACAACGGCGAGGCGCTCTCCTCGTCGTCGGGCCACGTCATCACCGTCGACGACGTGCTCTCGATGCTCGAGGTCGAGGTGTTCCGCTACTTCTTCACCAAACAGCCGAAGCGCGCCCGCGACTTCGACGTCTCCCGGCTGGACCAGCTAGTCGACGAGTTCGACCGGTTCGAGGGCGGCTACTTCGGCGACGTGAGCGTCGAGGAGCGCGACCGGGCGCTCGCACAGCGGGCGTACCCCATGTGCGTACGCGAAGTCCGGGAGGGCGTCGAGCGCATCCCGTACACCTTCGCGGCCGTCCTCGGGATGACCGACGACGACGACCTGCGCGAGACGATGGCCCGACGGAGCGGTCACCTCGCCGACGACGCGGAGCCGTGGGCCGTCGACGACGCTCTCGCCCGCGTCGAGAAGGCCCGAACCTGGGCCGTGGAGACGGACAACGAGTACAACTACCGCCTCGCCGAGGACCTGCCCGACGTGGAGGTCTCCGAGAACGAGGCCGCCGCGCTCGACGCGCTCGCGGCGTTCATCGAGGCGGACGGTCGAGACGACGAGGCCGTCCAGGAACGGGTGTACGAGAGCGCCCGCGACAACGACGTCGAGGTGGGCGACTTCTTCACGCTCGGCTACCGTCTCTTCCTGAACGAGGAACAGGGACCGCGACTCGGTCCGTTCCTCGCCGCCCTCGACCGGACGTTCGTGGTCGAGCGGCTTCGTCGGGAAGCGTAA